The Parafrankia irregularis genome window below encodes:
- a CDS encoding NAD-dependent epimerase/dehydratase family protein: MRVLVVGGTGPTGPHVVRGLLGRGDEVTIFHRGTHEPPELADVEHIHGDPHFRESIDEALGTRVFDAVVAMYGRLKHLAPALAGRCGQFVAVGGVPVYQGFFPHPSQLALPVPVTEDHPVVRDGSDATALAFSHRLAQAEAAVLAAHPEATILRFPTLFGPNNARPAEWSVVRRVRDGRPFMILPDGGGQLQSRCAAANAAAFVLAVLNAPTVAAGQVYNAGEATSWSLHDWAATIARLMGGDLELVGLPREIAVEATTTLLPLAGTTATHVVVSTEKARRELGYLPVVDPVVALAELVDWYAEHPDFDPAASPSFTDRFDYRTEDALLTEYRTAARRLAARVEQHAAPPIHSMPHPKEPGKADHRGR, translated from the coding sequence GTGCGGGTGTTGGTGGTGGGCGGAACCGGGCCGACCGGTCCGCACGTCGTGCGCGGCCTGCTCGGGCGCGGCGACGAGGTCACGATCTTCCATCGGGGCACCCATGAGCCACCCGAGCTGGCCGACGTCGAGCACATCCACGGCGACCCGCACTTCCGGGAGTCAATCGACGAGGCTCTCGGCACCCGGGTCTTCGACGCCGTGGTGGCCATGTACGGGCGGCTCAAACACCTGGCGCCCGCGCTGGCGGGGCGGTGCGGCCAGTTCGTCGCCGTTGGCGGAGTCCCGGTCTACCAGGGCTTCTTTCCGCATCCGAGCCAGCTGGCACTGCCTGTCCCGGTGACCGAGGATCATCCGGTGGTCCGGGACGGCTCCGACGCGACCGCGCTGGCGTTCTCCCACCGGCTCGCCCAGGCCGAGGCGGCTGTCCTCGCCGCCCACCCGGAGGCGACGATCCTGCGTTTCCCGACGCTGTTCGGCCCGAACAACGCCCGACCGGCCGAGTGGTCGGTGGTGCGGCGGGTGCGCGACGGCCGCCCCTTCATGATCCTTCCCGATGGCGGCGGCCAGCTCCAGAGCCGCTGCGCCGCCGCCAACGCGGCCGCGTTCGTCCTGGCCGTGTTGAACGCCCCGACCGTGGCCGCCGGCCAGGTCTACAACGCGGGCGAGGCGACGAGCTGGTCGCTGCACGACTGGGCCGCGACGATCGCCCGGCTGATGGGAGGCGACCTGGAGCTGGTCGGGCTGCCCCGGGAGATCGCCGTCGAGGCCACCACCACGCTGCTTCCGCTCGCCGGCACGACCGCGACCCATGTCGTCGTGAGCACCGAGAAGGCCCGCCGGGAGCTGGGCTACCTCCCGGTCGTCGACCCGGTCGTCGCACTGGCCGAGCTCGTCGACTGGTACGCCGAGCACCCCGATTTCGACCCGGCTGCGAGCCCCTCGTTCACCGACCGGTTCGACTACCGGACGGAGGACGCGCTGCTCACCGAGTACCGCACGGCGGCGCGGCGGCTGGCCGCCAGGGTCGAGCAGCATGCGGCCCCGCCGATTCACAGCATGCCCCACCCCAAGGAACCCGGAAAGGCGGACCACCGTGGCCGGTAG